In Serratia liquefaciens ATCC 27592, the genomic stretch CGGCAAACTGGCGATCGACGAGCATACCGTGCATGCGGTAATAAACTCCAATGTCGATCCGGTGGGCACTTTCCCGCCGAATCCGAAAGATGCCTGGTGGCGATACCGCCTGAAAGGCTCGACGCTGTTGGCGCACGATCCGGCCCAGCCACCGAAGCGACCGGTGAATGTCGATCAACTGAAAAAATTCTACCAGCAGTGGTATACCCCGGACGCCATGACGCTGTACGTGGTGGGCAAGGTAGACAGCCGCAGCCTGGGCGAACAAATCAACAAGGCCTTCTCGCCGCTGAAAGGCAAGCGTGAAACGCCGGCCACCATGCCGACGCTGACGCCGCTGCCACCGCAGCCGGTCAGCCTGATCAGCGAGCAGGTCAAGCAGGATACGCTGTCGATCATGTGGGATGCGCCATGGCACCCGATCCGCGATTCGCAGAATTTGAGCCGCTACTGGCGTGGTGATATGGCCCGCGAGGCGCTGTTCTGGCATCTCCAGCAGGTGCTGGAAAAGAGTGACCAGAAAAACCTGCATCTGGGCTTTGATTGCCGCGTGCAATACCAGCGTGCCCAATGCGCAATTCATCTCGACACGCCGAATAACAACCTGAACAACAGCCTGGGCTTTATCGCTCGCGAATTGGCTAATGTGCGTAACAACGGGCTGTCGCAGGATGAGTTTAACGCCCTGCTGGCGCAGAAAACCGATCAGTTGAGCAAGTTGTTCGCGACCTATGCCCGCACCGATACGGACGTGCTGATGAGCCAACGCCTGCGTTCACAGCAGAGCGGCGTCGTAGATATCGCACCGGAGCAGTATCAGAAACTGCGCCAGGAGTTCTTGAGCGGATTGACGCTGGAAGCGCTGAATCAGGAGCTGAAACTTCAGCTTTCTCAGGATGCGACGCTGGTGTTGATGCAGCCGAAGGGCGAACCGGAAATGAGCATGAAGCAGTTACAGGAAACCTATAACGGCATTATGTCTCCGGCTCCGGCCGTGGTGTCGGAGGAGGTCAAACCGGCCGATACCGCACCGGCCCCGGAAACCAGCGCACAATAACGGCTGAGGGGGCGTTTGCCCCCTCACTCAGTTGCGGTACAGCACCTTGATGATGTGGTAGCCAAACTGGGTTTTCACCGGGCCGTAGGGCTTCAGCAGCGGAATGCTGAACACCGCTTTATCGAAGGCCGCCACCATGGTGCCCTTGTTGAATTCGCCCAGCGAGCCGCCGTTGCGCTTTGACGGGCAAGTTGAGTATTTGCGCGCCAGCGTGTCAAAACTGACGCCGCGTTTAAGCTTGGCCAGCAGTTCTTCAGCCAGTTTTTCGTTATCTACCAGAATGTGCAGGGCGCACGCCGTCTTTGCCATGGTATTGCCTTTATCGATACAGAAATTGCGCTGATTATACCCGTTAAATCTCATCGGCGCTTTCTGCTACAATCCCCTTCCACGTTATAAAGTCGAGCAATAAAGCGCCATGCGATTAAACCCCAGCCAACAACAAGCCGTCGAATTCGTTACCGGGCCCTGCCTGGTGCTGGCCGGTGCAGGTTCCGGCAAGACGCGCGTCATCACCAACAAGATTGCTCACCTGATCCATAATTGTGGCTATCAGGCGCGACACATCGCCGCCGTGACCTTTACCAATAAGGCCGCGCGTGAGATGAAAGAACGTGTGGCGCAAACCATGGGGCGCAAAGAGGCGCGCGGTTTGATGATTTCCACGTTCCACACCCTGGGGTTGGAAATCATCAAGCGGGAATATGCCGCGCTGGAGATGAAATCCAACTTCTCGCTGTTCGACGATCAGGACCAGTTGGCGCTGCTGAAAGAGCTGACCGAAAAATGGCTGGAGAATGACAAGACGCTGGTGGCGCAGCTGATTTCCACCATCTCCAATTGGAAGAATGATCTGGTCGATCCCAGGAAGGCGATGGAGCTGGCGCGCTCTGAACGCGACAAGCTGTTCGCGCATTGCTACGACCTGTATCACGCACACATGCGTGCCTGTAACGTATTGGATTTCGACGATTTAATTCTGTTACCGACCCTGCTGTTGCAGCGCAATGAAGAGGTGCGCGAGCGTTGGCAGAACCGAATCCGCTACCTGTTGGTGGACGAATATCAGGACACCAACACCAGCCAATACGAGCTGGTAAAACTGTTGGTGGGTAACCGTGCGCGTTTCACCGTAGTGGGGGATGACGATCAGTCAATCTACTCCTGGCGCGGTGCGCGCCCGCAGAACCTGGTGCTGTTGAAGGAAGACTTCCCGGCGCTGCAGGTGATCAAGCTGGAGCAGAACTACCGTTCGAGCGAGCGTATTCTGAAGGCGGCGAACATTCTGATCGCCAATAACCCGCACGTATTTGAAAAACGGCTGTTTTCCGAACTGGGTTACGGCGAAGAGCTGAAGGTGGTGACCGCCAATAATGAGGATCACGAGGCCGAGCGCGTAGTGGGTGAACTGATAGCTCACCATTTCGTGAAGAAAACAAACTACGGCGATTATGCGATCCTCTACCGTGGCAACCATCAGTCGCGGCTGTTTGAAAAAATGCTGATGCAGAACCG encodes the following:
- the ppiC gene encoding peptidylprolyl isomerase PpiC gives rise to the protein MAKTACALHILVDNEKLAEELLAKLKRGVSFDTLARKYSTCPSKRNGGSLGEFNKGTMVAAFDKAVFSIPLLKPYGPVKTQFGYHIIKVLYRN
- a CDS encoding M16 family metallopeptidase, whose protein sequence is MQGTRIHLIVGGLLLAAANSSVQAEALQPDPAWQQGALANGFSWQILDTPQRPSDRVELRLMVNTGSLVESSQQIGFAHLLPRLSLARSESFTPPQLRSLWQQSVDPERPLPPAISSYDFTMYNLSLPNNRPDLLKEALAWLSDTTGKLAIDEHTVHAVINSNVDPVGTFPPNPKDAWWRYRLKGSTLLAHDPAQPPKRPVNVDQLKKFYQQWYTPDAMTLYVVGKVDSRSLGEQINKAFSPLKGKRETPATMPTLTPLPPQPVSLISEQVKQDTLSIMWDAPWHPIRDSQNLSRYWRGDMAREALFWHLQQVLEKSDQKNLHLGFDCRVQYQRAQCAIHLDTPNNNLNNSLGFIARELANVRNNGLSQDEFNALLAQKTDQLSKLFATYARTDTDVLMSQRLRSQQSGVVDIAPEQYQKLRQEFLSGLTLEALNQELKLQLSQDATLVLMQPKGEPEMSMKQLQETYNGIMSPAPAVVSEEVKPADTAPAPETSAQ
- the rep gene encoding DNA helicase Rep; translated protein: MRLNPSQQQAVEFVTGPCLVLAGAGSGKTRVITNKIAHLIHNCGYQARHIAAVTFTNKAAREMKERVAQTMGRKEARGLMISTFHTLGLEIIKREYAALEMKSNFSLFDDQDQLALLKELTEKWLENDKTLVAQLISTISNWKNDLVDPRKAMELARSERDKLFAHCYDLYHAHMRACNVLDFDDLILLPTLLLQRNEEVRERWQNRIRYLLVDEYQDTNTSQYELVKLLVGNRARFTVVGDDDQSIYSWRGARPQNLVLLKEDFPALQVIKLEQNYRSSERILKAANILIANNPHVFEKRLFSELGYGEELKVVTANNEDHEAERVVGELIAHHFVKKTNYGDYAILYRGNHQSRLFEKMLMQNRIPYKISGGTSFFSRPEIKDLLAYLRVLTNQDDDSAFLRIVNTPKREIGPATLQKLGEWANQRNKSLFRASFDLGLSQHLTGRGLESLQRFTHWLDGIAQLAEREPVAAVRDLIHGVDYESWLFETSPSPKAAEMRMKNVNTLFGWMTEMLEGSELDEPMTLTQVVTRFTLRDMMERGESDEELDQVQLMTLHASKGLEFPYVFLVGMEEGLLPHQSSIDEDNVDEERRLAYVGITRAQKELIFTLCRERRQYGELVRPEPSRFLLELPQDDLAWESERKVVSPQERMQKGQSHLANIRAQLAKAKGGN